Proteins found in one Maridesulfovibrio sp. genomic segment:
- a CDS encoding RnfABCDGE type electron transport complex subunit D, which yields MKPLNGLPVLTVSIPPHAHCGRTFKSDALETIIALLPAVFFAVYHYHMLAVRVLALSSFSAVITETVCLYVMKREIEADNYTALLYGLLFGFLIPPASPWWMVATGSAISIFIGRMIFGGLGANPLCVPLVGWAILTVSWPELMNFDISMLASELTYPLSQLKNFGPETLTEYPIKSLLLGFQLGGTGAAQTGAVLLGGVYMLARRIVRPDIPLSFIAGVAVTATAFYFIDPLEYAAPQYHLLCGSTLFGAFFLATDGPSSPSGHIPMLIYGFIAGALLIIIRVYGIYPDGVPFAILLANLMTPLIDKIRPAPFGGITNIHLWRRS from the coding sequence ATGAAACCATTAAACGGGCTGCCGGTATTAACCGTTTCCATTCCCCCTCATGCCCATTGCGGACGAACATTCAAGAGTGACGCGCTCGAGACCATTATCGCCCTGCTTCCCGCTGTATTCTTTGCCGTTTACCATTACCATATGCTTGCGGTCCGGGTACTGGCACTATCCTCTTTCAGCGCGGTAATTACCGAAACCGTATGCCTGTATGTGATGAAAAGGGAAATTGAAGCGGATAACTATACAGCCCTGCTTTACGGACTGCTCTTCGGCTTCCTGATTCCTCCCGCGTCCCCGTGGTGGATGGTGGCGACAGGAAGCGCGATTTCCATTTTCATAGGGCGGATGATTTTCGGAGGGCTTGGTGCAAATCCGCTTTGTGTGCCGCTCGTAGGCTGGGCCATTCTTACTGTTTCCTGGCCGGAACTCATGAATTTCGACATATCAATGCTCGCTTCCGAGCTTACATATCCTTTAAGCCAGCTGAAGAACTTCGGTCCTGAAACATTGACTGAATATCCCATAAAATCGCTGCTGCTCGGCTTTCAACTGGGCGGAACCGGTGCGGCACAGACCGGAGCTGTTTTACTGGGCGGCGTGTATATGCTGGCCCGCAGGATCGTAAGGCCGGATATCCCGCTGTCTTTCATTGCCGGAGTGGCGGTAACAGCCACGGCTTTCTATTTCATAGACCCTCTGGAATACGCAGCGCCGCAATACCACCTGCTCTGCGGCTCCACTTTATTCGGAGCATTTTTCCTGGCTACGGACGGACCGTCTTCACCATCTGGTCATATTCCAATGCTGATTTACGGATTCATCGCAGGAGCGCTGCTCATCATAATCCGGGTCTACGGAATATACCCGGATGGCGTCCCTTTCGCCATCCTGCTCGCGAATCTCATGACTCCGCTGATCGATAAAATCCGGCCTGCTCCGTTCGGCGGCATAACCAATATTCACCTGTGGAGACGGTCATGA
- a CDS encoding 4Fe-4S dicluster domain-containing protein → MNPLFSLIPSERGPIVNLWEQDLGGPLEISIEISGLSPLVQINEQVSKAQAVASDPAGRKADLHSSVSGRVIDIKKDFITIREEGTRVALPADFSATEPAAMLEALRKNGVDIRNLKKECTLIINSVPHEAGMDGHRFLIEEFTEILTTGLNYLKKALSPKACALALPKGMNWTIPGCTGHEIPPVYPNSLPELVTKAVTSNEMPPDVCVMNVTELYRIGRTVHGKQPVTLVIVKIGSTPYLTPVGTPVGVLLKAAGFRPAEHDRIILGGPLTGKTVYSLKHGVCADTQAITILRPDKEPTIKDNPCVGCGECVIHCPARLMPNMISRHAEFGLYENTQAYNIASCFECGLCGYWCKAQRPLLQYIRLAKKELAAKPIIEDLREQR, encoded by the coding sequence ATGAACCCTCTTTTTTCACTCATTCCTTCTGAGCGCGGCCCTATTGTCAACCTGTGGGAACAGGATCTCGGAGGTCCGCTTGAAATCAGCATAGAGATAAGCGGCCTGTCCCCTCTTGTTCAGATAAACGAACAGGTTTCCAAAGCGCAGGCCGTGGCTTCCGATCCGGCCGGGAGAAAAGCTGATCTGCACAGCTCCGTCTCCGGCAGGGTTATTGATATAAAAAAAGATTTCATCACCATCCGGGAAGAAGGGACACGGGTGGCGCTGCCTGCTGATTTTTCCGCAACAGAGCCTGCCGCCATGCTGGAGGCATTACGCAAAAACGGCGTGGACATCCGCAACTTAAAAAAAGAATGTACCCTGATTATAAATTCCGTACCGCATGAAGCCGGCATGGACGGACACCGGTTCCTGATAGAAGAATTTACAGAGATACTGACTACAGGGCTGAATTATCTTAAAAAAGCTCTTTCTCCCAAGGCATGTGCCTTAGCCTTACCCAAAGGAATGAACTGGACCATACCCGGCTGTACAGGACATGAGATACCCCCGGTTTACCCAAACAGTCTGCCTGAACTGGTAACCAAGGCTGTCACAAGCAATGAAATGCCGCCGGATGTATGCGTTATGAATGTTACCGAACTTTACCGTATAGGCAGGACGGTACACGGGAAACAGCCGGTTACCCTTGTAATCGTAAAGATAGGCAGCACCCCTTACCTCACTCCGGTCGGCACCCCGGTGGGAGTTCTGCTTAAAGCGGCGGGATTCAGACCGGCTGAGCACGACCGCATAATTCTAGGCGGTCCTTTGACCGGGAAAACCGTTTACAGCCTCAAACACGGGGTTTGCGCCGACACGCAGGCTATCACTATACTCAGACCGGATAAAGAACCTACAATTAAAGACAACCCTTGTGTGGGATGTGGAGAATGTGTCATCCACTGCCCGGCGCGGCTGATGCCGAATATGATTTCCCGGCATGCGGAATTCGGGCTGTATGAAAACACACAGGCGTACAATATCGCTTCATGCTTTGAATGCGGACTTTGCGGTTATTGGTGCAAAGCTCAAAGACCCCTTCTGCAATACATCCGGCTGGCGAAAAAGGAACTGGCCGCCAAACCGATAATTGAAGACCTCCGGGAGCAGAGATGA
- a CDS encoding cytochrome c3 family protein: protein MRKKFFPISLVIAVLFGLAVTGYLSPEKKEEIPVRILLKNSGGKVIFTHIRHHRDYEIPCGKCHHERKTDDHEPLPCGSCHPESFDKDYVREHIRSFPDTSYCVKCHHAELGKLNFDHAAHEEYAEDDCQTCHHDTDIEKEPQKCGNCHTNTGSADRPSVRDAAHDRCITCHDDMFEEGLKGCTPCHKMRNMEEYSGDFTACSQCHRKNKKDLVLNRNNAFHDQCMDCHKQLKRGPYKENECSRCHLK from the coding sequence GTGCGTAAAAAATTCTTTCCCATCTCATTAGTAATTGCCGTTCTCTTCGGACTGGCTGTTACAGGATACCTTTCTCCAGAAAAAAAAGAAGAAATACCAGTCCGCATTTTATTAAAAAACAGCGGCGGAAAAGTTATCTTCACCCACATCCGCCATCACCGTGATTATGAAATCCCCTGCGGCAAATGCCACCATGAAAGAAAAACAGATGACCATGAGCCGCTTCCCTGCGGTTCCTGCCATCCTGAATCATTCGATAAAGACTATGTGCGTGAGCATATCAGATCCTTCCCGGACACCAGCTATTGTGTAAAATGCCATCACGCCGAACTTGGTAAGCTCAATTTCGACCATGCCGCCCATGAAGAATATGCGGAGGATGACTGCCAGACCTGCCACCATGATACCGACATTGAAAAAGAGCCTCAGAAATGCGGAAACTGCCACACCAACACCGGCTCAGCTGACAGGCCCAGTGTGCGTGATGCAGCCCATGACCGCTGTATTACATGTCATGATGATATGTTTGAGGAAGGGCTCAAAGGCTGTACCCCCTGCCATAAAATGCGAAATATGGAGGAATACTCAGGGGACTTCACGGCCTGCAGCCAATGCCACAGGAAGAATAAAAAGGATCTTGTTCTGAATAGGAATAACGCTTTTCATGACCAGTGCATGGACTGCCATAAACAACTGAAACGGGGTCCGTACAAGGAAAACGAATGCAGCAGATGTCATTTAAAATAA
- a CDS encoding alkaline phosphatase — translation MKFSNRLSVLMFLAVCAMIMASAPAYAKVKKVRVYKGNPAKYVFLFIGDGMGLPQKGAAEAFTGEQLLMNSFPAQGMTTTYAADRFITGSAASATALASGQKTNIGMLGMAPNQMKVKSIAEMAKSEGKKVGIVSSVSIDHATPAAFYAHVPTRGQYYDIDVALSESNFDFFGGGGLKDVNNKKKNSTNFKGNALDLIKKAGYKVVTDKDEFMALKPADGKVISWNAWLQDSKALPYVMDMRPQDITLPEFTSKAIEMLDNPEGFFLMVEGGKIDWACHANDATAFIKNTIAFDNSIKQAVDFAKKHPKETLIVVTGDHECGGLTLGFAGTKYSSHYDALKPQSISFQQFSDEVVKLWKKEHKGNASFEDFEPTITHFFGLEFEGDAKTNPLVVKDYQLTMLKDAYERTMKGEKEFKNPELYNLYGGYDPLTVTITHVLNNNAGLGWTSYKHTGVPVATSAMGVGSTSFNGYYDNIDIAYKIMAIMGMTPKIHAGIDNAEFAAK, via the coding sequence ATGAAATTTTCTAACAGACTCAGTGTATTAATGTTTCTTGCGGTTTGCGCTATGATTATGGCCTCCGCACCTGCTTATGCGAAAGTGAAAAAGGTCCGCGTATACAAAGGCAATCCTGCCAAGTACGTATTTCTGTTTATCGGTGACGGTATGGGGCTGCCTCAGAAAGGGGCTGCCGAAGCATTCACCGGGGAACAGCTTCTTATGAACAGCTTCCCGGCTCAGGGAATGACCACCACTTATGCCGCGGACAGATTTATCACCGGTTCTGCCGCTTCCGCAACCGCTCTTGCCAGTGGACAGAAAACTAATATCGGCATGCTCGGCATGGCGCCCAATCAGATGAAGGTCAAATCCATCGCTGAAATGGCAAAATCAGAAGGTAAGAAGGTCGGGATTGTTTCAAGTGTATCAATCGACCACGCAACCCCCGCAGCTTTTTATGCTCACGTTCCCACTCGTGGTCAGTATTACGACATCGATGTAGCCCTTTCCGAAAGTAATTTTGATTTCTTTGGCGGCGGCGGTTTGAAAGATGTTAACAACAAGAAGAAAAATTCCACAAACTTTAAAGGTAATGCTCTCGATCTTATCAAAAAGGCCGGCTATAAAGTTGTAACCGATAAAGATGAGTTCATGGCCCTTAAGCCTGCTGACGGTAAAGTTATTTCATGGAACGCATGGCTTCAGGATTCCAAAGCCTTACCTTATGTCATGGATATGCGTCCGCAGGATATTACTCTGCCTGAATTTACTTCCAAGGCCATCGAAATGCTCGACAATCCGGAAGGTTTTTTTCTGATGGTTGAGGGTGGAAAAATTGACTGGGCCTGTCATGCAAATGATGCAACCGCATTTATCAAGAACACCATCGCTTTTGATAATTCCATCAAACAAGCGGTAGATTTTGCCAAAAAGCATCCTAAAGAAACCCTTATAGTTGTAACCGGCGACCATGAGTGTGGCGGTCTTACCCTCGGTTTCGCAGGTACAAAGTACAGCTCTCATTACGATGCCCTTAAGCCTCAGTCCATCTCCTTTCAGCAGTTTTCCGATGAAGTGGTTAAGCTATGGAAGAAAGAGCATAAAGGAAACGCAAGCTTTGAGGATTTCGAGCCCACCATCACACATTTCTTCGGTCTCGAGTTTGAAGGTGATGCCAAGACGAATCCGCTTGTAGTAAAAGACTACCAGCTGACCATGCTTAAAGATGCTTACGAGCGCACCATGAAGGGGGAAAAGGAGTTCAAGAATCCCGAACTTTATAACCTCTACGGCGGTTATGATCCTCTGACTGTAACCATCACCCACGTGCTTAATAACAATGCCGGTCTGGGCTGGACTTCATACAAGCACACCGGTGTACCCGTAGCCACTTCCGCGATGGGTGTCGGCTCCACTTCCTTTAACGGATACTATGACAATATCGATATCGCCTACAAAATCATGGCCATCATGGGCATGACTCCTAAAATTCACGCAGGTATCGACAACGCTGAATTCGCAGCCAAATAG
- a CDS encoding YibE/F family protein gives MPGLFKNREFILVTVFAVLTSILYFIPTDFDQRVADNAERCRAEILSVDNSDIDQFGIVKTGPQAVTMKILDGRFKGKVLKGTNELLGQMDKDKLFAKGDEALAVITYDAQGNPMYAVPQDHYRIDLELTMLLLFSFLLLVFGGWTGAKALFSFMFTALVLWKLLVPALLDGVDPVWITLGVVAGLCAVIIFMVAGLNRKGVVAFLGSFLGVLTSCLLAIYFTGKLHLQGAVMPFAETLLYSGFGHLDLTRIYIAAVFLACSGAVMDLAMDVAASMDEVVRINPDIGHMQALASGIRVGRAVVGTMTTTLLLAYSGGFITLLMAFMAQGVPLMNTYNFVYVSAEILKTLVGSFGLVTVAPFTALAGAFIFVRKNR, from the coding sequence ATGCCTGGATTATTTAAAAATAGAGAATTTATTCTTGTTACCGTCTTTGCTGTGCTTACCTCCATTCTGTATTTTATCCCGACTGATTTCGATCAGCGTGTTGCCGATAATGCCGAACGCTGCCGGGCAGAGATTCTTTCGGTGGATAATTCGGATATTGACCAGTTCGGTATAGTAAAAACCGGACCGCAGGCTGTGACCATGAAGATCCTTGATGGTAGATTCAAAGGTAAAGTGCTTAAGGGTACCAATGAACTTCTCGGTCAGATGGATAAGGATAAATTATTTGCAAAGGGTGATGAAGCTCTGGCTGTAATCACTTATGACGCACAGGGCAATCCCATGTATGCCGTGCCGCAGGATCATTATCGCATTGATCTTGAACTGACCATGCTGTTGCTATTTTCATTTTTGTTACTCGTTTTCGGCGGCTGGACCGGAGCCAAGGCTCTTTTTTCTTTTATGTTTACTGCGCTGGTGCTTTGGAAGCTGCTTGTGCCTGCACTTCTTGACGGGGTTGACCCGGTATGGATTACCCTAGGGGTGGTAGCGGGCCTTTGTGCGGTGATCATTTTCATGGTTGCGGGCTTAAACCGCAAAGGCGTAGTCGCATTTCTGGGATCATTTCTCGGAGTTCTAACCAGCTGCCTGCTGGCTATTTATTTTACCGGGAAATTACATCTGCAGGGCGCGGTGATGCCTTTTGCCGAAACGTTGCTTTATTCTGGATTCGGTCATCTTGATCTGACCCGTATTTATATTGCCGCCGTATTTCTGGCCTGCTCCGGTGCGGTGATGGATCTGGCAATGGATGTTGCCGCCAGCATGGATGAAGTGGTGCGCATTAATCCTGATATCGGACACATGCAGGCTTTAGCTTCAGGTATCCGGGTCGGCAGGGCAGTTGTCGGGACAATGACCACAACCCTCCTGCTGGCTTATTCCGGCGGATTCATCACTCTGCTGATGGCCTTTATGGCACAGGGCGTGCCGCTGATGAATACTTATAATTTTGTTTATGTTTCCGCTGAAATCTTGAAAACTCTGGTGGGCAGTTTCGGGTTGGTCACTGTAGCGCCTTTTACCGCTTTGGCCGGGGCATTTATTTTTGTCAGGAAAAATAGATAG
- a CDS encoding HAD family acid phosphatase: MKLRLICVCLILFCCGGCVASKVGKTGKAGVSESFFSLPEVRERIIAYHERGQYDKDVERQAKSVAEAVDKSIKERVEFPAVVMMVEDVLLSTYEARKEQSFAENQAALTALESHVILSSLPAVAPSLDLFNFLLQRNIPVFLVSYRPESFRVPVMDNLSKAGFSGWKKIFMRPTNYLARSNFSEEVRKGLQRTGFNVVATIGAVPEDISGEFAGKAVLYPNHIYSRR; this comes from the coding sequence TTGAAGCTACGTTTGATTTGTGTTTGTCTTATCCTTTTCTGCTGCGGAGGCTGTGTTGCCTCCAAAGTCGGTAAAACCGGTAAAGCCGGTGTTTCCGAAAGCTTCTTCTCTCTACCGGAAGTCCGGGAGCGCATAATCGCGTATCATGAAAGAGGGCAGTATGATAAAGACGTGGAACGGCAGGCGAAATCAGTTGCCGAAGCCGTGGACAAGTCGATTAAGGAGCGGGTTGAGTTTCCCGCAGTAGTGATGATGGTGGAAGATGTTCTGCTTTCAACCTATGAAGCACGCAAGGAGCAGAGCTTTGCGGAAAACCAGGCAGCGCTTACCGCTTTGGAATCCCATGTAATCCTGAGTTCGCTTCCTGCGGTTGCCCCATCACTCGATCTGTTTAACTTCCTGTTGCAGCGTAATATCCCTGTTTTTCTGGTTTCATACCGGCCGGAAAGTTTTCGTGTTCCGGTTATGGATAATTTATCCAAGGCCGGTTTTTCCGGATGGAAGAAAATTTTTATGAGACCGACCAACTATCTTGCAAGATCAAATTTCAGCGAGGAAGTTCGCAAGGGCTTGCAACGGACAGGGTTTAATGTAGTCGCAACTATCGGGGCTGTGCCGGAAGATATATCCGGCGAGTTTGCCGGCAAGGCTGTTCTTTATCCCAATCATATTTATTCCCGGCGCTAA
- a CDS encoding NAD(P)/FAD-dependent oxidoreductase, translated as MTETNYDIIILGAGPAGLQAAIHSARKGLKVLILGKNDKSSLWWAHIENFCCTLEISGEQILKTGQQQAESFGAVFFNEDVLKIKTPDLMDLGAGGFTITSETKEFKTKAIVICTGTTRNKLGVPGEKDLFGKGVSYCVECDGNFFRGEEIAIVGGESAAAGGALHLSHLASKVHLVAKEFNFAPELMEKLKAESIIIHEGAEIEKITGDSGVDGLVFKDGTKLDVTGVFIELGAKGVMSLAAELGIELDDSMKFIKTDKQQRTNVPGIFAAGDICGPPLQMAKAVGEGCVAGLSAAKYVRKT; from the coding sequence ATGACTGAAACCAACTACGATATCATCATTCTGGGGGCCGGCCCTGCAGGTTTGCAGGCCGCTATCCATTCAGCACGAAAAGGACTCAAAGTATTAATTCTGGGCAAAAATGACAAAAGCAGTCTCTGGTGGGCTCACATAGAGAACTTCTGCTGTACGCTGGAAATTTCAGGTGAACAAATCCTGAAAACAGGCCAGCAGCAGGCAGAAAGTTTCGGGGCTGTTTTCTTTAATGAAGATGTTCTTAAAATTAAAACTCCCGACCTTATGGACCTCGGCGCAGGAGGCTTTACAATCACCTCCGAAACCAAGGAATTCAAGACCAAAGCAATCGTAATCTGCACAGGAACAACCCGCAACAAGCTGGGGGTTCCAGGTGAAAAAGATCTGTTCGGCAAAGGCGTAAGCTATTGCGTTGAGTGCGACGGCAACTTTTTCCGCGGTGAAGAAATTGCCATCGTGGGCGGAGAAAGCGCCGCAGCAGGCGGAGCGCTCCATTTATCACATCTCGCATCCAAAGTTCATCTTGTGGCCAAAGAATTTAACTTTGCCCCTGAGCTTATGGAAAAACTCAAAGCTGAAAGCATCATAATACATGAAGGCGCCGAAATTGAGAAAATAACCGGAGATAGCGGGGTTGACGGCCTTGTATTCAAGGACGGCACCAAGCTTGATGTTACCGGAGTTTTCATCGAACTGGGCGCAAAAGGAGTCATGTCCCTTGCCGCTGAACTGGGAATAGAACTGGACGACTCCATGAAATTCATTAAAACAGATAAGCAGCAGCGTACCAACGTCCCCGGTATTTTCGCAGCCGGAGATATTTGCGGCCCTCCGCTTCAGATGGCTAAAGCCGTGGGCGAAGGGTGTGTAGCGGGCTTAAGCGCAGCCAAATACGTACGCAAGACCTGA
- a CDS encoding HD domain-containing protein: MKKFKETFIDFATPYLRNATEEDKADIQLKFDHSFDVFDNSCNICDSLSLPSELDETSRIAALFHDTGRFPQYLKYKTFRDADSCNHGKLGARTVLKNKLLDGLPRRQRNTVLGAIAMHNRNKLPDFISKELRICTEIVRDSDKIDIIKVLIPHLQHVGTGNEAPLMGLTEKPDVVTESIVKALKQGKQGAYNEMSCLNDFRLLLLSWAFDLNFEWSRKEMLRREYVEQIMEQLPATKQIHDLYKPVMEQLNS; the protein is encoded by the coding sequence ATGAAAAAATTCAAAGAGACATTCATCGATTTTGCAACTCCCTACCTGCGAAATGCGACTGAAGAGGATAAGGCCGATATTCAGCTGAAATTCGATCACTCTTTTGATGTCTTCGATAACAGCTGCAATATCTGTGATTCATTATCCCTGCCCTCTGAACTTGACGAGACATCACGTATTGCGGCCTTATTCCACGATACCGGAAGATTTCCCCAATACCTGAAATATAAAACATTCAGGGATGCCGACTCCTGCAATCACGGAAAACTCGGAGCCAGAACAGTATTAAAAAACAAACTGCTTGACGGTCTACCGCGCAGGCAGCGCAATACGGTTCTTGGCGCCATTGCCATGCATAACCGAAACAAGCTGCCGGACTTCATTTCCAAAGAACTCAGGATTTGCACTGAGATTGTCCGGGACTCCGACAAAATAGACATCATCAAAGTACTGATTCCGCACCTGCAACATGTAGGAACCGGAAACGAAGCCCCGCTTATGGGGCTTACGGAAAAACCGGATGTAGTCACAGAATCCATAGTGAAAGCACTCAAGCAGGGAAAACAGGGCGCGTATAATGAAATGAGCTGCCTGAACGATTTTCGACTATTGCTTTTAAGCTGGGCTTTTGACCTCAATTTTGAATGGTCACGAAAAGAAATGCTAAGACGCGAATATGTTGAACAAATTATGGAGCAGCTACCGGCTACAAAGCAGATACACGATCTGTATAAACCAGTGATGGAACAGCTTAACTCTTAA
- a CDS encoding SHOCT domain-containing protein, translated as MIQTILSVFSFISGKYESDPHWDHWPFGPGYGDFWASAAKMLFVAAILGVIMLFLRLLFGPNGKFRDHELDREAEEMREKELAKLEEDLKSGKISEVDYKFKKKRILS; from the coding sequence ATGATACAGACAATTTTATCCGTATTTTCATTTATATCCGGCAAATATGAAAGCGATCCTCATTGGGACCACTGGCCTTTCGGTCCCGGATACGGTGACTTCTGGGCCTCAGCGGCAAAAATGCTTTTTGTTGCCGCAATCCTCGGCGTTATTATGCTTTTCTTACGCCTACTGTTTGGTCCAAACGGCAAATTCCGTGATCACGAACTGGACCGCGAAGCAGAAGAAATGCGAGAAAAAGAACTTGCTAAGCTTGAAGAAGATCTCAAATCAGGAAAAATTTCTGAAGTCGATTACAAGTTTAAGAAAAAAAGAATCCTGTCCTGA
- a CDS encoding TIM44-like domain-containing protein: MKLLGYLVLPLTIVCLLALSVGDADARRLGGGRSFGSKPSFSKTYRKPTSTTTTSSQASGVNKQQGGISRPGMGLFGGLLAGTFLGSMLGGFGGMGGGGLFNILIIGVLVYFGFKFFKSRSRGADDMYRQGNYQRGPDQSQTQSNMNNDPYARREHNAQNAWEHLSSKPSSQPGAGSSASHGGPQINTPAGFDEEEFLEGAKAVYTRLQKSWDNRDMADIEQFATSEVVNEIKQQAKEDPGPSQTDVMMVNARLLEVKEEGGMTNATVYYDVLLREDPSQSQPSQVREVWHFVKPVGSDGMWKLDGIQQLEE; this comes from the coding sequence ATGAAACTACTCGGGTATTTGGTTCTTCCCCTGACAATTGTCTGCCTGCTGGCCCTTTCGGTCGGTGACGCGGATGCGAGAAGATTGGGCGGTGGGAGATCCTTCGGCAGCAAGCCATCTTTTTCTAAAACGTACAGAAAACCGACATCAACAACCACAACCAGTAGTCAGGCAAGTGGCGTCAACAAACAGCAGGGCGGTATTTCCCGTCCCGGAATGGGCCTTTTCGGAGGGCTGCTGGCCGGAACTTTTCTCGGTTCCATGTTAGGCGGTTTCGGCGGCATGGGCGGCGGCGGATTATTTAATATTCTGATCATCGGCGTGCTTGTTTATTTCGGATTCAAGTTTTTTAAATCACGCAGCCGCGGGGCTGACGATATGTACCGGCAGGGTAATTACCAGCGCGGTCCGGATCAGTCCCAGACCCAGAGTAATATGAATAATGATCCTTATGCCCGCAGGGAGCATAATGCTCAGAATGCGTGGGAGCATCTTTCTTCCAAGCCTTCTTCTCAGCCCGGTGCAGGTTCTTCCGCATCGCATGGTGGACCGCAGATTAATACTCCCGCAGGGTTTGATGAAGAAGAGTTCCTCGAGGGAGCCAAGGCTGTTTATACCCGGCTGCAGAAATCATGGGACAACCGTGATATGGCTGATATTGAACAGTTTGCAACCTCTGAAGTTGTGAATGAAATCAAACAGCAGGCCAAGGAAGACCCCGGTCCTTCGCAGACTGACGTAATGATGGTGAACGCCAGACTCCTGGAAGTGAAAGAAGAAGGCGGCATGACCAATGCTACCGTTTATTACGATGTCCTTTTGCGTGAGGACCCATCTCAATCGCAGCCTTCACAGGTGCGAGAGGTCTGGCATTTCGTTAAGCCCGTCGGCTCTGATGGAATGTGGAAGCTGGACGGTATTCAGCAGCTTGAAGAATAG
- a CDS encoding Hpt domain-containing protein yields the protein MEVKIIEKIDADLKGLIPGFMAITHREVKEIGAAIKSEDLATVTRLGHNLKGSALNYGFLELGKIGRRIEAGAAGNDLNKVLVEFAALKDYVERVEVQFV from the coding sequence ATGGAGGTAAAAATAATTGAAAAGATTGATGCGGATCTTAAAGGGCTGATTCCCGGTTTTATGGCGATAACCCATAGGGAAGTAAAGGAAATTGGGGCTGCCATCAAGTCTGAAGATTTGGCTACCGTCACTCGGCTCGGTCATAATCTCAAAGGCTCTGCCTTGAATTATGGCTTTTTAGAGCTGGGGAAAATCGGTCGTAGAATCGAAGCAGGTGCTGCCGGCAATGATTTAAATAAGGTCCTTGTGGAATTTGCCGCGCTCAAGGATTATGTTGAGCGGGTTGAAGTGCAATTCGTTTAA
- a CDS encoding HD-GYP domain-containing protein has translation MLEKIKTTNLQEGMFVICSASGMASIPPELSNKMISSKADIAAILKLNISEVLIDSEQSSPQNNFPQTTYSEEILFAREAYNNALHCVQRIYQTVEDKGQLNISEYKKDITPLLDSIDRNSSAAASITVLARADRYLYTHSLNTAILSSMLGRYMGLSRKTMEDISITAMLMNLGQLWISPKVMQKKGKLSHDEFELIKNHPLKGCQYLKEQATPETIIESVYSHHENYDGTGYPQGLSGNDIPQISRIISICDAYDAMTIERPYREALTPHSAIKHLYTMANSAFHPRYLESFIKCVGIYPVGCFVKLSDGRYGVVISNTPKAPLLPRVKIVFNSRFRAIHPEFIDLSKDSETKQGNNLEIVECIHPKTFKLELDRFLW, from the coding sequence ATGTTAGAAAAGATAAAGACCACGAATCTTCAGGAAGGAATGTTTGTTATTTGCTCAGCAAGCGGAATGGCCTCCATACCGCCGGAACTTTCAAACAAAATGATCTCTTCCAAAGCGGACATCGCCGCTATACTTAAACTTAATATTAGCGAAGTTCTGATCGACTCGGAGCAAAGCTCACCACAAAACAATTTTCCGCAGACTACTTACTCCGAAGAAATTCTCTTCGCACGCGAAGCTTACAACAATGCCCTTCACTGTGTGCAGAGGATATATCAGACTGTTGAGGATAAGGGTCAGCTCAATATTTCCGAATACAAAAAGGATATTACCCCCCTTCTGGATTCCATAGATAGAAACAGCAGTGCGGCCGCTAGCATTACCGTGCTGGCCCGTGCAGACAGATACCTATATACCCATAGCCTAAACACAGCCATACTGAGTTCTATGCTTGGGCGGTATATGGGACTTTCCAGAAAGACTATGGAGGACATATCTATCACAGCCATGCTCATGAATCTCGGCCAATTGTGGATATCTCCGAAGGTCATGCAGAAAAAGGGAAAACTTTCCCATGATGAATTTGAGCTGATTAAAAATCATCCCCTTAAAGGCTGCCAGTACCTTAAAGAACAGGCTACACCTGAAACCATTATCGAATCAGTATACTCACATCATGAAAATTACGACGGAACAGGATACCCTCAAGGGCTTTCCGGGAATGATATACCTCAGATTTCACGCATAATTTCCATATGTGACGCATATGATGCCATGACGATAGAAAGGCCATATAGAGAAGCGCTTACCCCGCATTCGGCGATAAAACACCTCTACACTATGGCTAATTCCGCATTTCATCCCAGATATCTGGAAAGCTTCATCAAATGTGTGGGGATTTATCCGGTTGGTTGCTTTGTAAAGTTATCCGACGGCCGCTACGGGGTAGTGATTTCAAACACCCCCAAAGCTCCGCTACTGCCGCGGGTAAAAATTGTATTCAACAGCCGTTTCAGAGCTATTCATCCTGAATTTATAGATCTTTCCAAGGATTCAGAGACAAAACAGGGGAATAATCTGGAAATTGTAGAATGCATCCATCCCAAAACATTCAAACTGGAACTGGACCGATTTCTCTGGTAA